CCACCGGCTTCCGCGACCTGGACGACATGACCTCCGGCCTGCAGCCCTCGGACCTGGTGATCGTCGCCGGGCGGCCCTCCATGGGCAAGACCACCTTCGCCATGAACCTCGTCGAACATGCGGTGATCGCCAGCGACAAGCCGGTGATGGTGTTCTCCATGGAGATGCCGGCGGAGGCGCTGATGCTGCGCATGCTCTCGTCGCTGGGGCGCATCGACCAGACCCGGGTGCGCACCGGCCAGCTGGAGGACGAGGACTGGCCGCGGCTGACCTCGGCGGTGAACCTGCTCAAGGACAAGCAGCTGTTCATCGACGACACCGCGGCGCTGTCGCCCAACGAGATGCGCTCGCGCATCCGCCGGGTGGTGCGCGAGCACGGCAACCTGGCGCTGATCATGATCGACTACCTGCAGCTGATGCAGATCCCCGGCTTCTCCGAGAACCGCACCGGCGAGATCTCCGAGATCTCGCGCTCGCTGAAGGGCCTGGCCAAGGAGTTCGGCTGCCCGGTGGTGGCGCTCTCGCAGCTCAACCGCTCGCTGGAGCAGCGGCCCAACAAGCGCCCGGTGATGTCGGACCTGCGCGAGTCCGGCGCCATCGAGCAGGATGCCGACCTGATCGGGTTCGTCTACCGCGACGAGGTCTACAATCCGGATAACCCCGACAACCAGGGGCTGGCCGAGTTCATCATCGGCAAGCAGCGTAACGGCCCCATCGGCACGGTGCACATGGCCTTCATCGGCAAGTACACCCGCTTCGAGGACCTGGCGCCGGACAGCTACGGCGAGGCCTTCGGCGAGTGAGCCGGCGCGACGCTTGAGCCGCCGGCTGGTCACCGTATAATCCGACCCCCTGAACATCACACTGGAGGCACACCATGGCAGGCGGATTCCGACGCGGCAATCGTCGTCGCCCCCCGAAACTCGAGGCCCGCGGCGAGCTGCAGTCCATGGAGCGGGAAGGCCCGTTCAAGGAGTGGCTGGGCATGCCGGACCTCTACCGCTACCACATCGTGGTGGACGGCGAGAGCTACAGCTACCAGACCGAGGACTCGGAGCTGCCGGTCCAGGTCGGCGACCGGGTGGTCTTTCGCTACAAGGAGACCAAGGCCGGCAAGTGGGTCGACCGCAACTCCCTGGGCAAGGCCATCGATCCCGCCGACTACCAGTAGCCCCGGGAACCCCTGATCCCGCCATCGGTCACACCTACGACACGGATCGGTCATGCGCGTGTCATCGGTCACCCTCAGGCTGTGACCGATCCGACGAGTCGACTCTTCTGATGGAGGGATCCATGGAATTCAATGACCTCAAGGCCTTCGTGGCCGACCATGACAACTTCGAGATCCGCGTGATCGGCCATGCGGGCAGCCATTTCTACCAGGTCGAACTCGAGGACGTGGAGGGCCAGCGCCATATGCTGACCCGCAGCGGCAAGCCGATGCTGTTCCGCGCCCTGGACGATGTCTACCTCGAACTCAAGCGCGCCGGCATCCATCGGGCCTACCTCGTCCAGCAGGTGCCCCATGACGAGATGATCGGCCGCGCGACCCACTACGCGGATCCGCTGGCCTCGCGCATGCCGCTGGTCTTCTGATCCTCACCCCCGGCATTACCTCAAACGACGCCCGAGCCGCTCCCGGTGGCGGGCGAAGACGCGATACCCCGCCTCCGGCAGCCCTGCCGGCCGCTGGTCCTGCCCGCCGCCGATAGCCCAGCACCGCACAGAGGGCGCGGCTGGCTTCCCGTCCCGCGAACCGACGCCCCTCGGCGTCTCGCCGGTGCCGCTTCCCGATCATCGCCCCGACGCTCGGCCCCGGGCTCGAAATCTGCGGCGCGATGTCCACCAGGGCGAGGCGATCTCGCCGCGGGTGGCGAGGCGTAGCGGCCTTCCTCGGCAACCTCGCCGAGGGCGATCACGGCGTCATCCGACGCGTTGCGCAGGCTGGCCAGCCCATGGCTGAGCGGGTCGCCGGGCTTCCGGATCAGGGGGCGGGGCATGGGTTGTTCAAAAGCTATACATTTTTAAGATTCGGTATAACTGGATTCCGCTTGCCTGCCTGCCGATGGTATCTTGGGTGGCTTACACTCGCTTCACGCCACCACAGGGACCGCGCACCATGGCAGCTCTCGAGAATTCCGTCGGCAACGACCTCGCCCGTCCGGGCGAGGACCGCCTGGCCCAGGCTCCCGTCGATCACCCACCCGTCGCGCGCCGGAAGGTGGGCGTGGTGCTGGCCAACCTGGGTACCCCGGACGCCACCGACTACTGGTCCATGCGCCGCTATCTCGACGAGTTTCTCTCCGACCGGCGGGTGGTGGATTACTCCCGCTGGCTGTGGCAGCCGCTGCTGCAGCTGGTGATCCTCACCAAGCGGCCCTTCGCCTCGGGCCGGGCCTATCGCAGTATCTGGAACGAGGCCCTCGACGAGAGCCCGCTGCTGACCATCACCCGGGAGCAGACGGAAAAGCTGGCGGCACGGCTCGAGGCCGAGCATGGCGGGCGGGTCGAGGTGGACTTCTGCATGCGCTACGGCAATCCCTCGACCGAGAGCGTGCTGCGTCGGCTACAGGCCCGGGGCTGTGAGCGCATCCTGTTCTTCCCGCTCTATCCCCAGTACGCCTCGCCCACTACCGCCACGGCCAATGACCAGGCCTTCCGCACCCTGATGCGGCTCAAGTGGCAGCCCGCCATCCGCACGGTCCCGGCCTACTTCGAGCACCCCGACTATATCGCCGCCCTGGGCGCCTCGGTGCGGGAGGCCTATGACGCGGCGACGTCGATGCCCGAGGTGCTGGTCGCCTCCTACCACGGCGTGCCCAAGCGCTATCTCGAGGAGGGTGACCCCTACCACTGCCAGTGCCTGAAGACCACGCGGCTGCTCAAGGAACACGTGGGGCTGGCCGACGGGGCCGTCGTCACCGCCTTCCAGTCGAAGTTCGGGCCCGAGGAGTGGGTGGGGCCGGCCACCGTCGACCAGGTGGCGGCGCTGGCCCGCCAGGGCAGGAAGCATATCGCCGTGATCTCGCCGGCCTTCGCCGCCGACTGCGTGGAGACCCTGGAGGAGATCCAGCAGGAGATCCGCGACGCCTTCCTGGCCGCCGGCGGTGAGACCTTCACCTATGTGCCCTGCCTCAACGCCCGGGACGACCATGTCCGGGCGCTGGCGGCGATCGCCGAGAACGAGCTGGCCGGCTGGCTCTAGCAGGAGCCTGTCGGACTTGACGCTGATCGACTGCAAATCCCGGGCCTTCGGCCGACTTCATTCGATCTGTTTCGTTAAATAGCGCGCTATTCGCCTCAACAGATCGATAGACTTGACTCGAAATCCGTGAACCTCGTGACGATCGGTCACATCCGACAGACGCCTAGCTGTGATCTCTCGGTAGGTTGTTCATCCGGAACCTACCCGGACAATTGGAGGTGCGACCCAAACCAACCTCCAGGAGGCCCGGATGAACACCCATAAGAATGCCCGTCTTACCCTGCATGGTCGAGCCCTGCTGGTCCGCCGAGTCGTTGACGAAGGGCTTCGGCCAGTGGAGGTCGCCAAGGCGCAAGGTGTCAGTGTGAGGACGGTCTACAAGTGGGTGCGCCGCTACCGGCAAGAGGGTGAGGCCGGGCTGCAGGACCGCTCTTCTCGTCCCCGTCGCTGCCCTCATGCGGTCCCTGCCGAGGTTCGCGAGCAGGTCCTCGAGCGTCGCCAGCAGCGCCAGACCTACCGCCAGATCGCCGAGCGGTTAGGGATCGGACACAGCACGGTCGCACGGCTCCTCGAACGCGAGGGGCTGAATCGTCTCTCGGCCTTGGCACCTGCCCGTCCCGTGAATCGTTACGAGCATGACGCGCCGGGAGATCTACTGCACCTGGACATCAAGAAACTCGGCCGCTTCGAACGCCCAGGGCATCGTGTCACCGGCGATCGCCAGCAGAACACGCGGGGCGCCGGCTGGGAGTATGTTCACATCGCCATCGACGATCACTCGCGGGTCGCTTTCGGCACCCGCTATCCCGATGAAACCGGTTGGAGTGCGTGCTATGCCCTATTGGAGGCCGTGCGTTACTACAGGAACCTGGGCATTCGCTTCTCGCGCGTGCTGACCGACAATGGTGGATGCTACAAATCCAAGCCGTTCCGCCGCCTGTGCCGGCGTCTGGGACTGAAGCGCAAACGCACTCGACCCTATACGCCCCGCACCAATGGCAAGGCAGAGCGGTTCATTCAGACCGCGCTGCGGGAATGGGCCTACGCCCGGTCATACATCAGCTCGGAGGAGCGAGGCAGGCATCTGCCTGCCTGGCTTCATCAGTACAACTGGCATCGGCCACATGCCAGTCTGGATTATCGGCCTCCGGTTAGCCGGCTGAGGCTTTCCGTGAACAACCTGGTGGGTTTACACACCTAGCGGGAGGGACGCTCGCGCTCGTGGGTGAGGGGTTCATGCCCATGCTCCGGGTGTGGCACGGGCTTCTCGCCGAGTTCCTCGCTGCGCAACTCCGCCGGGCGTCCGCGGGTCTTGTCGACGTGGGGGAGCCGCTGGTGAAGCCCCGACTTGGCCAGCAGGTGGGCACTGACCGGGGCGGTGATGAACAGGAAGAGGGTGATCAGCATCTCCTGGACCACCGGCTGGCTGTCGATCACCCCGAAGTAGAGCATCGAGGCGATCAGCGTGCAGCCGATGCCCATGGTGGTGGCCTTGGTGGGGCCGTGCAGGCGCATGTAGAAGTCGCGCAGGTGGGCCATGCCCAGCGAGCCGATGAAGGCGAAGGCCCCGCCGGCGATCAGGAAGAGGGAGATCACGCCCTCGAGGATCACAAAGGTCGTCATGATGGCTCCGGTTCGCCTATTCGATGATATCGCCGCGCAGCAGGTACTTGCAGACGGCCACGGTGCTGATGAAACCGAGCATGGCGATCAGCAGGGCCGCCTCGAAGTAGGTCTTGGTGTTGAGCCAGAGCCCCATCAGCACGATCAGCGCGATGGAGTTCACGTACATGGTGTCCAGGGCCAGGATGCGGTCGGGCATCGAGGGGCCGATCGTCAGACGGAAGGCGTTCAGGACGATGGCCATCAGGATCAGTGCCAGGCTGATCTTCAGCGCGATGTCTAGCATTCGTAGATCTCCTTGAGCGGCCGCTCGTAGCGATCCCGGATCTCGGCGATGAGCGCGTCCTCATCCTCCACGTTGAGGGCATGCACCAGCAGCGTCTTGCCGTCCATGCGCAGGTTGGCCGACACCGTGCCCGGGGTCAGGCTGATGGTATTGGCCAGCAGGGTGATGGTGAACCGCTCCTCCAGCATCAGGGGATACTCGACGAAGTGGGGGCGGGAGCGCTGCCAGGGGTTGATGATCAGCCAGGCGACCTGGAAGTTGGCGATGATGATGTCGCCCAGCACGCGCAGGATGAAGCGTAGCAGCAGGCCGGGTCGCTTGACCCGGGGCTGCACGTCCCAGAAGCGGTAGGTGAACAGCGGAATGGCGACCGCCAGGGCGCTGCCCAGCAGCAGGTGGCCGAAGGCCAGGCTGCGTACCATGAGCAGCCAGACCACCAGCAGCAGCAGCGACAGCAGCGGGATGGGAAGCCAGGAGCGGGGGGTGATCATGGGGCGTCTCCAGCATCGGGCAGCAGGGTTCCGACGACGCTGTCCGGGTTGGCCAGCTGGCTGGCGGTGGCCCGGGTGTAGTCGCTGACCGGCCCGGCCAGGGCCGCCAGCAGCGGCGAGGCGGCGAGCAGCAGGCCCACGCCCACCCACTGGTGGCGGGACAGGCGCTCACCGTTGCTCTCACCGGACTGGCTGCGCCAGAAGAAGGTCGAGCCGGCGCGGGACAGCGCGACCATCGCCCCCAGGCCGCTCGCCAGCAGCAGTGGCCAGAGCCAGGGCTGCTGGGCCGGCGTGGCCGCCTGGAGCAGCAGGGCCTTGCCGATGGCGCCCGACAGCGGCGGCAGGCCGGCCACCGCCACGGCGCCGACCAGGAACAGCAGCGCCAACAGGCCGCCCTGGGTCAGTGGCTTGCCCTTGACGATGCGGGTACCGGCCTTGCCGCGCTGCAGGCCGATCATCTCGGCGAGCAGGAAGAGGCCGCCGGTGACCAGGGTGGTGTGCACTAGATA
The Halomonas sp. M4R1S46 DNA segment above includes these coding regions:
- the hemH gene encoding ferrochelatase; translation: MAALENSVGNDLARPGEDRLAQAPVDHPPVARRKVGVVLANLGTPDATDYWSMRRYLDEFLSDRRVVDYSRWLWQPLLQLVILTKRPFASGRAYRSIWNEALDESPLLTITREQTEKLAARLEAEHGGRVEVDFCMRYGNPSTESVLRRLQARGCERILFFPLYPQYASPTTATANDQAFRTLMRLKWQPAIRTVPAYFEHPDYIAALGASVREAYDAATSMPEVLVASYHGVPKRYLEEGDPYHCQCLKTTRLLKEHVGLADGAVVTAFQSKFGPEEWVGPATVDQVAALARQGRKHIAVISPAFAADCVETLEEIQQEIRDAFLAAGGETFTYVPCLNARDDHVRALAAIAENELAGWL
- a CDS encoding DUF6482 family protein, which encodes MEFNDLKAFVADHDNFEIRVIGHAGSHFYQVELEDVEGQRHMLTRSGKPMLFRALDDVYLELKRAGIHRAYLVQQVPHDEMIGRATHYADPLASRMPLVF
- a CDS encoding IS481 family transposase produces the protein MNTHKNARLTLHGRALLVRRVVDEGLRPVEVAKAQGVSVRTVYKWVRRYRQEGEAGLQDRSSRPRRCPHAVPAEVREQVLERRQQRQTYRQIAERLGIGHSTVARLLEREGLNRLSALAPARPVNRYEHDAPGDLLHLDIKKLGRFERPGHRVTGDRQQNTRGAGWEYVHIAIDDHSRVAFGTRYPDETGWSACYALLEAVRYYRNLGIRFSRVLTDNGGCYKSKPFRRLCRRLGLKRKRTRPYTPRTNGKAERFIQTALREWAYARSYISSEERGRHLPAWLHQYNWHRPHASLDYRPPVSRLRLSVNNLVGLHT
- the dnaB gene encoding replicative DNA helicase — its product is MNEALELDKETAALKVPPHSLEAEQSVLGGLMLDNRAWDSVADRLVANDFYRYEHRLIFNVMAGLAEAAGPLDVVTLSEALEGRDQLETVGGLAYLAELARNTPSASNIRAYADIVRERATLRKLIHAANQVAESAFAPQGRPADELVNEAERLVFQISEERPKEGGPIGMSDLLAKAVDRIDEMFNMQGEMTGLSTGFRDLDDMTSGLQPSDLVIVAGRPSMGKTTFAMNLVEHAVIASDKPVMVFSMEMPAEALMLRMLSSLGRIDQTRVRTGQLEDEDWPRLTSAVNLLKDKQLFIDDTAALSPNEMRSRIRRVVREHGNLALIMIDYLQLMQIPGFSENRTGEISEISRSLKGLAKEFGCPVVALSQLNRSLEQRPNKRPVMSDLRESGAIEQDADLIGFVYRDEVYNPDNPDNQGLAEFIIGKQRNGPIGTVHMAFIGKYTRFEDLAPDSYGEAFGE
- a CDS encoding Na+/H+ antiporter subunit G; this translates as MTTFVILEGVISLFLIAGGAFAFIGSLGMAHLRDFYMRLHGPTKATTMGIGCTLIASMLYFGVIDSQPVVQEMLITLFLFITAPVSAHLLAKSGLHQRLPHVDKTRGRPAELRSEELGEKPVPHPEHGHEPLTHERERPSR
- a CDS encoding K+/H+ antiporter subunit F, with amino-acid sequence MLDIALKISLALILMAIVLNAFRLTIGPSMPDRILALDTMYVNSIALIVLMGLWLNTKTYFEAALLIAMLGFISTVAVCKYLLRGDIIE
- a CDS encoding Na+/H+ antiporter subunit E; this translates as MITPRSWLPIPLLSLLLLVVWLLMVRSLAFGHLLLGSALAVAIPLFTYRFWDVQPRVKRPGLLLRFILRVLGDIIIANFQVAWLIINPWQRSRPHFVEYPLMLEERFTITLLANTISLTPGTVSANLRMDGKTLLVHALNVEDEDALIAEIRDRYERPLKEIYEC